One Amycolatopsis sp. NBC_00355 genomic window carries:
- the treY gene encoding malto-oligosyltrehalose synthase → MTVPESTYRVQLRPEFTFADAAGLTGYLRDLGIGALYASPVLDATPGSTHGYDVVDPTRARPELGGEEARRELAKRLKEAGLGLVVDIVPNHMSVETPKVNRSWWDVLTHGRDAEHAAFYDVDWDRGPILLPVLGDDDAVSELTVEGDELVYYDHRFPIAPGTGEGTPQEVHERQHYRLVGWRRGNAELTYRRFFDITNLAAVRVEDPVVFAETHGEVLRWVADGDVTGLRVDHPDGLADPGGYFRRLRENAPGAWIVAEKILHPGEPLPQSWPVDGTTGYDALREIAGVFVDPAAEPAYTALADELGVRTGYHDVEAEARRLVTDRILVAEVRRIAALLRHGNTEAAREAVAETMVAFPVYRSYLPEGEQHWATAIAAAREARPDLGEALDALDAQVRAEPDGELATRIQQTSGMVVAKGTEDTTFYRYTRFAALNEVGGNPDRFGTGVEEFHRLAAARDAGYPAAMTTLTTHDTKRSEDTRARASVLAEVPGEFADAVRRWTARRGIDEPSLNLLAWQTLVSTWPIEPPRLRDYLDKAAKEAKLRTSWTDHDEEFEKDVAAWPDDVMGDAELAADIAAFVGRIEGPGWSNSLGQKLVQLTAPGVPDVYQGTELWDFSLVDPDNRRPVDYPARREILARVIDGEQPEIDASGAAKLLVTHKALKLRQEHPALFRGYRPLRAEGVAADHVLAYTRAPGLVVAVTRLPIGLAEAGGWRDTVLPLPDGVWTDVLTGRDASPDLATLFGRYPVALLVRGDA, encoded by the coding sequence ATGACGGTGCCGGAGTCGACCTACCGGGTGCAGCTGCGCCCGGAGTTCACCTTCGCCGACGCCGCCGGGCTGACCGGCTACCTGCGTGACCTGGGCATCGGCGCGCTCTACGCGTCGCCGGTGCTGGACGCGACGCCGGGCTCGACCCACGGCTACGACGTCGTCGACCCGACCCGGGCGCGGCCCGAGCTGGGCGGCGAGGAGGCCCGCCGGGAGCTGGCCAAGCGGCTCAAGGAGGCCGGGCTCGGCCTGGTCGTCGACATCGTGCCCAACCACATGTCGGTCGAGACGCCGAAGGTGAACCGCTCGTGGTGGGACGTGCTCACGCACGGCCGCGACGCCGAGCACGCCGCCTTCTACGACGTCGACTGGGACCGCGGCCCGATCCTGCTGCCGGTCCTGGGTGACGACGACGCCGTGTCGGAACTGACCGTGGAAGGCGACGAGCTCGTCTACTACGACCACCGGTTCCCGATCGCGCCCGGCACCGGCGAGGGCACGCCGCAGGAGGTGCACGAGCGCCAGCACTACCGGCTGGTCGGCTGGCGGCGCGGCAACGCGGAGCTGACCTACCGGCGGTTCTTCGACATCACCAACCTGGCCGCGGTCCGTGTCGAGGACCCGGTGGTGTTCGCCGAGACGCACGGCGAGGTGCTGCGCTGGGTCGCCGACGGGGACGTCACCGGCCTGCGCGTCGACCACCCGGACGGCCTCGCCGACCCGGGTGGCTACTTCCGGCGGTTGCGGGAGAACGCGCCCGGCGCGTGGATCGTGGCGGAGAAGATCCTGCACCCGGGCGAGCCGCTGCCGCAGAGCTGGCCGGTCGACGGCACCACCGGCTACGACGCCCTGCGCGAGATCGCCGGGGTCTTCGTCGACCCGGCCGCCGAGCCCGCGTACACCGCGCTGGCGGACGAGCTCGGCGTCCGGACCGGCTACCACGACGTCGAGGCCGAGGCCCGCCGCCTGGTCACCGACCGGATCCTGGTCGCCGAGGTCCGGCGGATCGCGGCACTGCTGCGCCACGGGAACACCGAGGCCGCCCGGGAAGCCGTCGCCGAGACCATGGTGGCGTTCCCGGTCTACCGCTCCTACCTGCCCGAAGGCGAGCAGCACTGGGCGACGGCGATCGCCGCGGCCCGGGAAGCCCGGCCCGACCTGGGTGAAGCGCTGGACGCCCTCGACGCGCAGGTGCGCGCCGAACCTGATGGCGAGCTGGCCACGCGGATCCAGCAGACGTCCGGCATGGTCGTCGCGAAGGGCACCGAGGACACCACCTTCTACCGCTACACCCGCTTCGCCGCGCTCAACGAGGTCGGCGGCAACCCGGACCGGTTCGGCACCGGCGTCGAGGAGTTCCACCGCCTCGCCGCCGCCCGCGACGCCGGCTACCCGGCCGCGATGACGACGCTGACCACCCACGACACCAAGCGGTCCGAGGACACCCGGGCCCGCGCGTCGGTGCTGGCGGAGGTGCCCGGCGAGTTCGCCGACGCCGTCCGCCGCTGGACCGCGCGCCGGGGGATCGACGAGCCGTCGCTGAACCTGCTGGCCTGGCAGACGCTGGTGTCGACCTGGCCGATCGAGCCGCCCCGGCTGCGGGACTACCTCGACAAGGCGGCCAAGGAGGCCAAGCTCCGGACCAGCTGGACCGACCACGACGAGGAGTTCGAAAAGGACGTCGCGGCCTGGCCGGACGACGTCATGGGCGACGCCGAGCTGGCCGCGGACATCGCGGCGTTCGTCGGCCGGATCGAGGGCCCGGGCTGGAGCAACTCGCTCGGCCAGAAGCTGGTGCAGCTGACCGCGCCCGGCGTCCCGGACGTCTACCAGGGCACCGAGCTGTGGGACTTCTCGCTGGTCGACCCGGACAACCGCCGTCCGGTCGACTACCCGGCCCGCCGCGAGATCCTGGCCCGCGTCATCGACGGCGAACAGCCGGAGATCGACGCCTCGGGCGCGGCGAAGCTGCTCGTGACGCACAAGGCGCTGAAGCTGCGTCAGGAGCACCCCGCGCTGTTCCGCGGCTACCGGCCGCTGCGCGCCGAGGGCGTCGCCGCGGACCACGTGCTCGCCTACACCCGGGCCCCCGGTCTCGTGGTGGCGGTGACCCGGCTGCCGATCGGCCTCGCCGAGGCCGGCGGCTGGCGCGACACCGTGCTGCCGCTGCCCGACGGCGTCTGGACCGACGTCCTGACCGGCCGCGACGCGAGCCCGGACCTGGCCACCCTGTTCGGCCGCTACCCGGTGGCCCTGCTCGTGCGAGGAGACGCATGA